The Vibrio kanaloae genome has a window encoding:
- a CDS encoding cystathionine beta-lyase translates to MSESKTTKLITAGRDKKWTNGVVNPPVQRASTVVFNTVEEKRKATVNRANKTLFYGRRGTTTHFAFQDAMVEVEGGAGCALYPCGTAAISNAILSFVETGDHILMVDTCYEPTRDFCETIMKKMGVETTYYKPTIGEDIKDLIKPNTKVLFTESPGSVTMEVQDIPTLARIAHEHEIIVMLDNTWAAGVNFSPFDFGVDISIQAATKYIVGHSDVMLGTAVANEKCWEQLREQSYLMGQCVSPDDAYLGLRGIRTLDVRLRQHAESSLKVAKWLETRPEVDHVRHPALETCPGHEFFKRDFTGGNGLFSFVLKNSNPQATTALLDGMTHFSMGYSWGGFESLILANEPSSFNSLRTVANPNLEGTLIRVHIGLEDVDDLIADLEGGLERYSALV, encoded by the coding sequence ATGTCCGAAAGCAAAACCACCAAGCTCATCACAGCAGGTCGTGATAAGAAGTGGACCAATGGCGTCGTAAACCCACCAGTTCAACGAGCTTCTACTGTCGTTTTCAACACAGTAGAAGAGAAACGTAAAGCGACCGTTAATCGCGCTAACAAGACTCTTTTCTACGGACGCCGCGGCACTACGACTCATTTCGCGTTTCAAGATGCAATGGTTGAAGTTGAAGGCGGTGCAGGCTGTGCTCTTTATCCTTGTGGTACAGCAGCAATCTCAAACGCAATCTTATCTTTTGTAGAAACAGGAGACCATATTCTCATGGTTGACACCTGTTACGAACCAACTCGTGATTTTTGCGAAACCATCATGAAAAAGATGGGTGTGGAAACAACTTACTATAAACCAACCATTGGCGAAGACATTAAAGATCTTATAAAGCCAAACACCAAAGTGCTTTTTACCGAGTCTCCGGGTTCGGTCACCATGGAAGTACAAGACATCCCAACACTAGCACGTATTGCTCACGAGCATGAAATCATCGTTATGCTAGACAACACTTGGGCAGCAGGCGTTAACTTCTCTCCGTTTGATTTCGGTGTTGATATCTCGATTCAAGCAGCGACCAAATACATCGTTGGCCATTCTGATGTAATGTTGGGGACCGCTGTTGCCAACGAAAAATGCTGGGAACAACTACGAGAACAGAGTTACTTGATGGGACAATGTGTCTCTCCAGATGACGCTTATCTTGGTCTTCGTGGTATTCGAACTCTTGATGTTCGACTACGCCAACACGCAGAAAGTAGCTTGAAAGTCGCAAAATGGTTAGAGACTCGTCCTGAAGTTGACCACGTTCGTCACCCGGCTCTAGAGACTTGCCCTGGCCATGAGTTCTTCAAACGAGATTTTACTGGTGGTAATGGCTTGTTCTCTTTTGTTTTAAAGAACTCAAACCCACAAGCAACGACGGCGCTGCTTGACGGCATGACCCACTTTAGCATGGGTTACTCATGGGGTGGATTTGAGAGTTTGATTCTAGCGAATGAACCAAGCAGCTTTAACAGCCTGAGAACCGTAGCAAATCCAAACTTAGAAGGAACTCTGATACGCGTTCATATCGGCTTAGAAGACGTCGATGACTTGATTGCAGATCTAGAGGGTGGCTTAGAACGTTACAGCGCTCTGGTTTAA
- the cls gene encoding cardiolipin synthase gives MEKFYHFLTLASVALYWVLVAGVTLRIVLKRRSLSVSLSWLMIIYILPIVGVAFYFLFGELNLGKKRAERAHRMFTPFGDWFRQLNNCQLHQPGKVGSPIHKIDELCNNRMGIPALSGNTLSLQASPNESLQSIIEDIENAQTSIKMVFYIWHPGGLTDSVASALIRAAKRGVDVKVLLDSAGSPRFFRSHWLLMMKNAGVQVVQALEVSPWRIFLRRLDLRQHRKIIVIDESIAYTGSMNMVDPIHFKQSSGVGHWIDVMVRITGPTVNVLSAIHGWDWEVETGERILPDLPKCPVEEIMTHHPVQVVPSGPGMPEYLILQVLTIAINQANKSLCITTPYFVPSADLLETLKMTAQRGVKVELIIPHNNDSLMVKWASRAFYTELLEAGVKIYEFYGGLLHTKSVVVDEEFCLIGTVNIDMRSLWLNFEVTLAVDDVHFTRQLSELQKSYIESAHQVELERWEKRSLRNRFFERLFYLFNPLL, from the coding sequence GTGGAAAAGTTCTACCATTTTTTAACTTTGGCTTCTGTTGCTTTGTACTGGGTTCTTGTCGCCGGTGTAACTTTACGTATCGTACTAAAACGACGTTCTCTCAGTGTTTCTCTTTCCTGGCTCATGATTATTTACATACTTCCTATTGTTGGAGTCGCTTTTTACTTCCTTTTTGGTGAGCTGAATCTTGGTAAAAAGCGAGCTGAACGTGCGCACCGAATGTTTACTCCCTTTGGTGATTGGTTCCGCCAGTTAAATAATTGCCAACTTCACCAGCCCGGTAAAGTCGGCTCCCCAATCCACAAGATTGATGAACTTTGTAACAATAGGATGGGCATTCCTGCACTCAGTGGTAACACGCTTTCACTGCAAGCTTCTCCTAATGAGAGCTTACAATCAATTATCGAAGATATAGAAAATGCACAGACCAGCATTAAGATGGTTTTCTATATTTGGCACCCTGGTGGCCTGACCGATTCTGTAGCTTCAGCTCTTATCCGAGCAGCCAAACGCGGCGTCGATGTTAAGGTTTTGCTCGATTCAGCAGGTAGCCCTCGCTTCTTCAGGAGCCACTGGCTTCTAATGATGAAAAACGCGGGCGTCCAAGTTGTGCAAGCGTTGGAAGTGAGCCCATGGCGTATTTTTTTGCGACGCTTAGATTTAAGACAACACCGCAAAATCATCGTAATTGACGAATCCATTGCTTATACCGGTTCAATGAACATGGTTGACCCTATCCATTTCAAGCAGAGCTCAGGGGTGGGTCACTGGATCGACGTAATGGTCCGTATAACTGGCCCAACCGTTAACGTGCTGTCGGCAATCCATGGTTGGGATTGGGAAGTTGAAACGGGCGAACGAATTCTTCCAGACTTACCGAAATGTCCTGTTGAAGAAATAATGACTCATCATCCAGTTCAAGTTGTTCCATCAGGCCCGGGGATGCCTGAGTATTTAATCCTGCAAGTTCTAACTATTGCCATTAATCAGGCAAATAAATCTCTATGCATCACTACACCCTACTTTGTCCCTAGCGCAGACTTATTAGAGACACTTAAAATGACAGCTCAACGTGGTGTAAAGGTAGAACTGATCATTCCGCACAACAACGATTCATTAATGGTTAAATGGGCTTCTCGCGCCTTTTATACCGAACTGCTTGAAGCGGGAGTGAAAATTTATGAATTTTATGGTGGCCTTCTCCATACGAAGTCCGTCGTGGTTGATGAAGAATTCTGTTTGATCGGAACGGTCAATATTGACATGCGTAGTCTCTGGCTCAATTTTGAAGTCACACTTGCCGTCGATGATGTACACTTCACACGACAACTATCAGAATTACAAAAGTCTTACATAGAGTCGGCTCATCAAGTTGAGTTAGAAAGATGGGAAAAAAGAAGCCTACGTAACCGCTTCTTTGAAAGGTTGTTCTATTTGTTCAATCCACTGCTTTAA
- a CDS encoding sodium-dependent transporter, with the protein MATSNTTTTPRDTWGSKLGFVMAAAGSAVGLGNIWKFPYTAGESGGGAFVAIYLFFVIFIGFSVMLTEFAIGRHTQRSAVGAFKTTDRRWTFAGVIGVFSGLLIMGFYPVVGGWSIAYIGKIAGGLLEAPEAIGDSFGGFISNPVQPLMWMGLYLLLNVVIVIKGISGGIEKAGKILMPILFIILIVVSIKGIMLPGAMAGLEFLFSPDFSKVDSGVILAALGQAFFSLSLGMGCMLTYGSYLKKKENLVQTTAMVTAMDTGVAILAGVAMFPAMFAFGMEPAAGPGLVFVVVPQLFAEMGGVVGLLFALMFFVGLSVAALTSSVSLLEVVVSYLIDEKGMKRVTAVLTASSVMAILCIFASLSLGGFGPTLFDTGAFDIFDLLTDKIFLAVGGMLVCIFAGWRLNRADLEKEITNDGEVSFPLFGLWYTLVKYIIPVAIAIVAFMGISSGFDSGKGAIMLLGIGIIAGSAVISKKF; encoded by the coding sequence GTGGCTACGAGTAATACAACCACAACACCTCGCGATACCTGGGGTTCGAAGTTAGGATTCGTAATGGCTGCAGCAGGTTCTGCTGTTGGCTTAGGTAACATTTGGAAATTCCCTTACACAGCAGGCGAAAGCGGCGGCGGTGCATTCGTTGCAATCTACCTGTTTTTTGTCATCTTTATCGGTTTCAGTGTCATGTTGACTGAATTTGCGATTGGCCGTCATACGCAAAGATCAGCAGTAGGTGCATTTAAAACAACAGACCGTCGTTGGACGTTCGCCGGCGTAATCGGTGTGTTTAGCGGCCTATTGATCATGGGCTTTTACCCAGTTGTAGGTGGTTGGTCAATCGCATACATTGGTAAAATTGCTGGTGGTCTTCTTGAAGCACCAGAAGCCATTGGTGATAGCTTCGGCGGCTTTATCTCAAACCCAGTTCAACCATTAATGTGGATGGGCCTGTATCTATTGCTTAACGTTGTTATCGTTATTAAAGGTATCTCTGGTGGTATTGAGAAGGCGGGTAAGATATTGATGCCAATTCTTTTCATCATCCTTATCGTGGTATCAATTAAAGGTATCATGCTTCCGGGCGCGATGGCTGGTCTTGAATTCCTATTCAGCCCTGACTTCTCTAAAGTAGACAGCGGTGTAATTCTAGCAGCGCTAGGTCAAGCATTCTTCTCACTAAGTCTTGGTATGGGTTGTATGTTGACTTACGGCTCTTACCTTAAGAAGAAAGAAAACCTAGTTCAAACTACGGCTATGGTTACGGCAATGGATACAGGTGTTGCTATCCTAGCTGGTGTTGCAATGTTCCCTGCAATGTTCGCATTCGGTATGGAACCTGCAGCTGGTCCGGGTCTAGTATTCGTGGTTGTTCCTCAGCTATTTGCTGAAATGGGCGGCGTAGTTGGTCTTCTATTTGCTCTTATGTTCTTCGTTGGTCTGAGTGTTGCGGCACTGACTTCTTCAGTATCTCTACTTGAAGTTGTGGTTTCTTACCTAATTGATGAAAAAGGCATGAAGCGTGTAACAGCAGTACTGACTGCAAGTTCAGTGATGGCTATTCTATGTATCTTTGCTTCTTTATCACTTGGTGGCTTCGGTCCAACACTGTTTGATACTGGTGCATTCGATATCTTTGACCTATTGACTGACAAGATCTTCCTGGCAGTTGGCGGTATGTTGGTATGTATCTTTGCTGGTTGGAGACTAAACCGTGCTGACCTAGAGAAAGAAATCACTAACGACGGTGAAGTTTCTTTCCCATTGTTCGGTCTGTGGTACACGCTAGTTAAGTACATCATCCCAGTAGCTATCGCTATCGTAGCGTTTATGGGTATCTCTTCTGGCTTCGACAGCGGTAAAGGGGCAATTATGCTACTAGGTATTGGTATCATTGCTGGCTCTGCGGTAATTTCTAAAAAATTCTAA
- a CDS encoding TIGR01621 family pseudouridine synthase, with protein sequence MFDILLNHSDFLLINKHPGVSVHKDDGDTMLLQEVAKAINEPKLYLVHRLDKMTSGILLLAKNALAASELSQLFAKREVEKYYLAIGSKKPKKKQGLISGDMERSRRSSWKLLTSKENPAITQFLSATAEPGERLLLCKPYTGRTHQIRVAMKSIGSAIVGDPIYNPSSEADRGYLHAFAIRFTYQSQAYEYVCDPRSLNSLGEKWHQETVSNGLDNWLEPWSLTWPKLNTK encoded by the coding sequence ATGTTCGATATTCTTCTGAACCACTCTGATTTTTTACTTATCAATAAGCATCCTGGAGTCAGCGTCCACAAAGACGATGGCGATACCATGTTGCTTCAAGAAGTTGCTAAGGCAATTAATGAGCCTAAGCTGTATCTCGTTCATCGACTAGATAAAATGACCTCGGGCATTCTACTGCTAGCAAAAAATGCGTTGGCGGCGAGCGAGCTTTCACAGCTATTTGCAAAGCGTGAAGTAGAGAAATATTACCTTGCGATTGGTTCTAAGAAGCCAAAGAAAAAGCAGGGTTTGATTTCTGGAGATATGGAGCGATCAAGACGCTCAAGTTGGAAACTTCTGACATCCAAAGAGAATCCGGCGATTACTCAGTTTTTATCAGCAACGGCTGAACCCGGTGAACGTCTGCTTTTATGTAAACCCTATACGGGGCGAACTCATCAGATCCGTGTCGCGATGAAATCGATCGGCTCAGCCATTGTTGGCGACCCTATTTATAATCCGTCGAGTGAGGCTGACAGAGGTTATCTGCATGCCTTCGCGATTCGATTTACCTATCAATCACAGGCCTACGAATATGTTTGCGATCCAAGAAGCCTAAACTCCTTGGGTGAGAAGTGGCATCAGGAAACCGTGTCGAACGGTTTAGACAACTGGCTTGAACCTTGGTCATTAACTTGGCCAAAGCTAAACACTAAGTGA
- a CDS encoding class I SAM-dependent methyltransferase, with protein sequence MEASALPLFFSHIEQQLNEVPNELRRIFHGRGKFWPGLEQLTCDWVDGQLLVNVFKEVDDEFLSSLKAGLVELTNKDIWQSKQGTSIVLQHRYADGAPSEVLWGELNDSPVVVEHGLKYQLDIGRNQNFGLFLDMRNGRQWVQDNAKDKNVLNLFAYTCGFSVAAIAGGARQCMNVDMSRGSLNKGRDNHRLNDHDMRSVNFLGYDIFKSWGKIKKGGPYELVIIDPPSFQKGSFALTKDYKKILRRLPELLTEGGEVIACVNSPAVSPNFLIETMAEEAPSVEFIERLDNPPEFVDVDLDSSLKVLRFKINASADA encoded by the coding sequence ATGGAAGCATCAGCTTTACCTCTGTTTTTTAGTCATATTGAACAGCAACTTAATGAAGTACCAAACGAACTACGCCGTATTTTCCACGGCCGCGGTAAGTTTTGGCCTGGTCTAGAGCAACTGACATGTGACTGGGTTGATGGACAACTACTGGTTAACGTGTTTAAAGAAGTAGACGATGAATTCTTGTCATCTCTCAAAGCTGGATTGGTTGAACTCACCAACAAAGATATCTGGCAATCAAAGCAGGGCACAAGCATTGTTCTGCAACACCGTTATGCCGATGGCGCGCCTTCAGAGGTTCTATGGGGCGAGTTGAATGATTCTCCGGTTGTGGTTGAGCACGGTCTTAAGTACCAATTAGATATTGGCCGTAATCAGAACTTTGGTCTGTTCCTAGACATGCGCAATGGTCGTCAGTGGGTACAAGATAATGCTAAGGATAAGAATGTTCTTAACCTGTTCGCATACACTTGTGGCTTCTCTGTCGCGGCGATCGCTGGTGGCGCTCGCCAGTGCATGAACGTGGATATGTCTCGAGGCTCACTAAATAAAGGCCGCGATAACCACCGTCTGAATGATCACGATATGCGTTCGGTTAACTTCCTTGGTTACGATATCTTTAAGTCGTGGGGGAAAATCAAGAAGGGTGGCCCTTACGAGCTCGTTATCATCGATCCGCCTTCGTTCCAAAAAGGCAGCTTTGCTTTAACTAAAGATTACAAAAAGATCTTACGTCGTTTGCCTGAGCTTCTAACAGAAGGCGGTGAGGTGATTGCGTGTGTGAACTCACCAGCAGTCTCACCAAACTTCCTGATTGAGACGATGGCAGAAGAAGCACCAAGCGTTGAGTTCATTGAGCGTCTGGACAACCCGCCTGAGTTTGTCGATGTCGACCTTGATTCAAGCTTGAAGGTTCTGAGATTTAAAATTAACGCTTCTGCAGATGCCTAA
- a CDS encoding CDP-alcohol phosphatidyltransferase family protein, translated as MLDKYSIKVIKWPLNQSAKLLNQLGITANQTTLFGFLVGCLAFPALAFQQYEWALGFIVFNRVCDGLDGALARIQGISDAGGFLDISLDFLFYSLIPFGFVIANPEHNAIAGAFLIFSFIGTGSSFLAFAVMAGKRGIENPVYKHKSLYYMSGLTEGTETIACFIAFCIWPQHFAVIAYTFGAACWLTTFMRIYFGFQTLKNQTT; from the coding sequence ATGCTGGATAAGTACTCCATCAAAGTCATTAAGTGGCCATTAAATCAATCGGCTAAGTTACTGAACCAATTGGGTATCACGGCCAATCAAACCACGTTATTCGGATTTCTGGTTGGGTGTTTAGCATTTCCAGCGCTAGCATTTCAGCAATACGAGTGGGCGTTAGGCTTCATTGTATTCAACAGAGTGTGTGATGGGCTTGATGGAGCCTTGGCTCGAATCCAAGGCATTAGTGATGCGGGTGGTTTCCTCGACATCAGCCTAGATTTCCTATTCTACTCGTTGATCCCTTTTGGATTTGTCATTGCCAACCCAGAACATAACGCCATTGCCGGTGCATTTTTGATCTTCTCTTTTATCGGCACAGGCAGCAGCTTTTTAGCGTTTGCTGTTATGGCAGGCAAGCGAGGCATCGAAAACCCAGTCTATAAGCATAAGTCTCTGTACTACATGTCAGGGCTAACCGAAGGCACTGAAACCATCGCTTGTTTCATCGCGTTCTGTATTTGGCCTCAACACTTTGCGGTTATCGCTTACACCTTTGGTGCAGCTTGTTGGCTAACCACGTTCATGCGTATTTATTTTGGGTTCCAGACGCTCAAGAATCAAACCACCTAG
- a CDS encoding ATP-binding cassette domain-containing protein produces MSLYLNDLAIRKTDGDSLFSALNVTLESGQILALMGPSGCGKSTLLDAIAGHLSEEFSYSGTVVLNDIQLDELPSHQREVGILFQDDLLFPHLKVWENLAFSLPNSVKGSARQQQAMAALKDIELTHLAESFPDQISGGQRARISLTRMLLAKPKLALLDEPFSKLDQELRAQFRDWVFEQLTKANIPTLMVTHDEADVPQGAEVLSWPWRSNHAG; encoded by the coding sequence ATGAGTCTGTACCTCAACGACCTCGCCATCCGTAAAACCGATGGGGATTCGCTGTTCTCAGCGCTAAACGTAACATTAGAATCTGGCCAAATACTGGCTTTGATGGGGCCGAGTGGCTGCGGAAAGTCGACCTTACTGGATGCGATTGCTGGTCACTTAAGTGAAGAGTTTTCGTATTCTGGCACCGTTGTGTTGAACGATATTCAGCTCGACGAGCTTCCATCACATCAGCGTGAAGTCGGTATTTTGTTTCAAGATGACTTGTTGTTTCCGCACCTCAAAGTATGGGAAAACTTGGCCTTTTCGTTACCGAACTCTGTTAAAGGTTCCGCTCGCCAACAGCAAGCAATGGCTGCACTAAAAGACATAGAGCTAACTCACTTAGCTGAATCTTTCCCGGATCAAATATCTGGCGGTCAACGCGCAAGAATAAGCTTAACTCGTATGTTGTTAGCCAAGCCTAAACTCGCCCTGCTTGACGAACCGTTCAGCAAACTGGACCAAGAGTTAAGAGCACAATTTCGCGATTGGGTCTTCGAACAGCTGACCAAAGCGAATATTCCCACATTAATGGTCACGCACGACGAAGCCGATGTACCTCAAGGGGCAGAAGTACTGTCTTGGCCATGGAGAAGTAACCATGCTGGATAA
- a CDS encoding ABC transporter permease: MLRALYFVVIAVCILPTIPGVAGVVASSLSFIPPLGLEKPTLNGFSQVFQWEGAWHSIGLSLGSAIASSYIACFLTFCILQASWGNKFWRKIELTLSPMLAIPHVAFAIGFAFLFSPTGLGARAVHHLLGESATSSELALLVKDPYAFGLIIMLALKEVPFLLLMSISILQQIDVERITKVSASLGYSRAQIWWKCIFPQWFTKLRFPMLAVLAYSVSVVDIALIIGPTNPPTFAVLVWQWFNDPDLNLLPRAAAGAIVLFGLASLIIALARLVEWAVLKYFRTWQYSGRTGANLPGKTVFTVLASLSLLIIPLMVIWSVAQRWRFPDLLPSRYSMRFWEFEWDGIMSTVGQSLWIGLIAASVALLLALIAHEYRIKYKWQVPGFIIAIPMLIPQLSVLFGMQVTTLYIGSSAYEFWVIWAHVFFAFPFVYLSLDGPWKSFNDGLIKASLSLGKSPFQSWYSIKLPILLPAIAFAWAVGISVSLAQYLPTLMLGAGRISTITTEAVALTSGFDRRVTAIYAIWQALLPLFFFSLAILVSRLQLRYRRLTFKGLLSNESVPQRPRHP; encoded by the coding sequence ATGCTACGCGCTCTATATTTTGTTGTTATAGCTGTATGCATTCTCCCAACCATTCCTGGGGTAGCGGGAGTCGTGGCTTCGTCACTGAGTTTCATCCCGCCCCTTGGTTTAGAGAAGCCAACACTCAACGGCTTTAGCCAAGTCTTTCAATGGGAAGGGGCTTGGCACTCTATTGGCTTAAGCCTAGGTTCAGCGATTGCAAGCAGCTATATCGCCTGCTTCCTGACCTTTTGTATTCTTCAAGCCTCTTGGGGAAACAAGTTTTGGAGAAAGATTGAGTTAACGCTATCACCAATGCTTGCCATTCCACATGTGGCTTTCGCTATCGGCTTTGCTTTTTTGTTTAGTCCAACGGGGCTTGGCGCAAGAGCGGTACATCACTTGCTCGGCGAATCGGCCACCAGCTCTGAATTGGCGTTATTGGTAAAAGACCCATACGCGTTCGGCTTAATCATTATGCTCGCACTCAAAGAAGTACCCTTCTTGTTGCTGATGAGTATATCGATACTTCAACAAATCGATGTAGAACGTATCACCAAGGTCAGTGCATCACTCGGTTACAGCCGTGCTCAGATCTGGTGGAAATGTATTTTCCCACAATGGTTTACTAAGCTTCGATTCCCAATGCTGGCGGTACTCGCTTACAGTGTCTCGGTTGTCGATATTGCTCTGATCATTGGCCCAACCAACCCGCCGACCTTTGCCGTTTTGGTATGGCAATGGTTCAACGATCCTGACCTAAATCTACTTCCTCGAGCTGCTGCTGGTGCCATCGTTTTGTTTGGTTTAGCTTCGTTGATCATCGCCTTGGCGCGTTTAGTTGAATGGGCGGTTCTTAAGTACTTTCGAACTTGGCAGTATTCCGGAAGAACAGGGGCAAACCTTCCGGGGAAAACGGTATTCACAGTCCTTGCTAGTCTTTCACTGCTGATCATTCCATTGATGGTAATTTGGAGCGTTGCTCAGCGTTGGCGCTTCCCTGATTTACTGCCGAGCCGCTATAGCATGCGTTTCTGGGAGTTCGAATGGGATGGCATCATGAGTACTGTGGGTCAAAGCTTATGGATTGGTCTGATTGCGGCTTCAGTCGCTCTGTTACTTGCGCTGATTGCTCACGAATACAGAATCAAATACAAGTGGCAAGTTCCGGGCTTCATTATCGCTATCCCAATGTTAATACCTCAACTATCGGTATTGTTTGGTATGCAAGTCACGACCCTCTACATCGGCAGTAGTGCCTATGAGTTCTGGGTGATTTGGGCGCATGTTTTCTTTGCTTTCCCGTTTGTGTATCTGTCTTTGGACGGCCCGTGGAAAAGCTTCAATGATGGGTTGATTAAAGCCTCGCTGAGCCTAGGTAAATCGCCATTTCAGAGTTGGTATTCAATCAAACTGCCAATCTTACTTCCTGCTATCGCCTTTGCTTGGGCGGTCGGGATCAGCGTGAGTTTGGCTCAGTACTTGCCAACATTGATGCTCGGCGCAGGCCGCATTAGCACGATCACCACAGAAGCCGTTGCCCTAACCAGTGGTTTCGACCGCAGGGTAACAGCAATCTATGCCATTTGGCAGGCCCTATTGCCTCTGTTCTTTTTCTCTTTAGCGATATTAGTCAGCCGACTTCAACTTAGATATCGCCGTCTTACTTTTAAAGGTCTCCTAAGTAATGAGTCTGTACCTCAACGACCTCGCCATCCGTAA
- a CDS encoding ABC transporter substrate-binding protein: protein MNKIVSTLGIMATVAYSATISADEATSTDSWNQIEQQAEGETVYFHAWGGSQEINRYLQWAGKKLQSDYGVTLKHVKVTDIAETTTRLLAEKAAGKNSEGSVDIVWINGENFRSMKDNALLFGPFTESLPNWQYVDKSLPIDVDFSEPTEGLEAPWGVGQLVFIHDQETLHNPPQSFSEMLSYAQAFPNRLSYPRPPEFHGTSFIKSLLIELTNNNPALAQPVSEGNFQEVTAPLWAYLDKFHKVAWRGGKQFPAGTSESIQLLDDGQIDLAITFNPNSVYSAQASGRLAETTKAYALESGALSNIHFLAIPWNANATAGAQVTINFLLSPEAQSRKGDLNVWGDPSVLSSKYLTGSAKNTQQFKSVDEPHPSWQNALEKEWLKRYGN from the coding sequence ATGAACAAGATAGTAAGTACGTTAGGAATCATGGCAACCGTTGCATACAGCGCAACCATTTCTGCTGATGAAGCAACATCCACCGACAGCTGGAACCAAATAGAACAGCAGGCAGAGGGAGAAACTGTCTACTTTCACGCTTGGGGCGGAAGCCAAGAGATCAATCGTTACCTACAGTGGGCAGGCAAGAAATTACAAAGTGACTACGGTGTCACGTTAAAGCATGTGAAAGTAACTGATATTGCGGAAACGACCACTCGACTGCTTGCTGAAAAAGCGGCAGGAAAGAACAGTGAAGGCAGCGTCGATATCGTCTGGATCAATGGCGAGAACTTCCGTTCGATGAAAGACAACGCGCTATTGTTTGGGCCATTTACAGAATCACTTCCAAATTGGCAGTATGTCGATAAATCTCTGCCGATTGATGTCGATTTCTCAGAGCCTACGGAAGGCTTAGAAGCACCGTGGGGCGTGGGACAACTGGTGTTCATTCACGACCAAGAGACGCTGCATAATCCACCACAATCATTCTCAGAGATGTTGAGCTACGCTCAGGCTTTCCCGAACCGTTTAAGCTACCCTCGTCCACCAGAATTTCATGGCACGAGCTTCATTAAGTCTCTACTGATTGAACTAACAAACAATAACCCTGCGCTGGCTCAGCCGGTTTCAGAAGGCAACTTCCAAGAAGTGACGGCACCACTGTGGGCATACTTAGATAAATTCCATAAAGTGGCTTGGCGCGGTGGCAAGCAATTCCCAGCAGGCACATCGGAAAGCATCCAACTCCTGGATGATGGTCAGATCGATCTCGCGATTACGTTCAATCCAAACTCTGTTTATTCAGCACAAGCAAGTGGTCGCCTAGCCGAAACCACTAAGGCTTATGCTCTAGAAAGCGGCGCACTATCTAACATTCACTTCCTTGCGATTCCTTGGAATGCCAATGCAACCGCAGGTGCTCAAGTGACCATTAACTTCTTACTGAGCCCAGAAGCACAGTCTCGCAAAGGTGACCTCAATGTCTGGGGCGATCCTTCGGTTCTGAGCAGCAAGTACCTCACTGGCAGCGCTAAAAACACCCAACAATTTAAATCGGTTGATGAACCACACCCTAGCTGGCAAAACGCGCTCGAGAAAGAGTGGCTTAAGCGATACGGTAACTAG
- a CDS encoding META domain-containing protein: MKFSSKKLLAVAALPMMLAACTTTGDNAMQVTPTDLQHHNWELAQIDGKDIVKNEDQAAPRLEIGEKMTANGMAGCNNFFGQGELKDGQFRIKQMGMTMKMCHGSAMEIEQSVSATLSEWSDVTLTNDTLVLKNDVHTLTYTIRDWVN; encoded by the coding sequence ATGAAGTTTAGTTCAAAAAAATTACTAGCAGTAGCCGCTTTACCTATGATGCTAGCAGCATGCACAACAACAGGTGACAACGCGATGCAAGTAACACCAACCGATCTACAGCACCATAATTGGGAACTTGCGCAAATTGATGGCAAGGACATTGTGAAAAACGAAGACCAAGCAGCTCCTCGTCTAGAGATCGGCGAAAAGATGACGGCAAATGGCATGGCTGGTTGTAACAACTTCTTCGGTCAAGGCGAGCTGAAAGACGGTCAATTCCGTATCAAGCAAATGGGCATGACAATGAAAATGTGTCACGGCTCTGCGATGGAAATCGAACAATCGGTTTCTGCGACTCTAAGCGAGTGGAGCGACGTAACCCTAACAAACGATACGCTAGTACTGAAAAACGATGTACACACGCTAACGTACACAATTCGTGACTGGGTAAACTAA
- a CDS encoding DUF1289 domain-containing protein, which yields MVEQLEFFQVPSPCVGVCSSDDKGYCNGCMRKREERFNWMSMTPSEQLHVIKLCRQRYRRKIMKQKNLVGKQVDEEGNTSPQGDLFG from the coding sequence ATGGTGGAGCAGTTAGAGTTTTTCCAGGTTCCAAGCCCTTGCGTTGGGGTTTGCTCAAGCGATGATAAAGGCTATTGCAATGGTTGTATGCGCAAAAGAGAAGAGCGCTTTAATTGGATGTCGATGACTCCGTCAGAACAATTGCACGTGATTAAGCTGTGTCGTCAGCGCTATAGACGAAAAATAATGAAGCAAAAAAACTTGGTTGGTAAGCAGGTCGATGAAGAGGGAAACACAAGTCCCCAAGGAGATCTTTTTGGCTAA